In Synechocystis sp. PCC 6714, the following are encoded in one genomic region:
- a CDS encoding ammonium transporter, which produces MTSIDTLWVLLCAGLVFFMQAGFMCLESGLTRSKNSINVAIKNFADFGISVALFWAFGFSIMFGLSQGGWWGTGYSFVDMGGEPTLAVFFLFQAMFCGTATTIISGAAAERLKFSAYLLVAGLASGLIYPLFGDWAWNGLATVASIETPGGWLENLGFRDFAGSTVVHSVGAWVGLATILVVGPRQGRFPKTGKTLKIQGSNMPFSVLGTLILWFGWLGFNGGSTFGLTPEVPSIMVNTVLAGVGGMLMAGLISLLEDKMIQVEPLMNGSLAGLVAITASANVVITPIAMVIGATGSAIAYLVGKKMLHWGVDDAVDAVAVHGGAGVWGTICVGLFGQLPLVDTGLSRWQQCGAQLLGIGVCALWAFGLAWVLLTLLNRVFPLRISPEDEEIGLNVSEHQATTETYELFQVMDRQAKTHDLSLRVPVNPFTEVGHIAGRYNQVMDAFEARHHRSVEDLAQIYYVTAAIAAAIENNSFKADQLGLEEVTNRADELGALARTIQQMAEMLQQRDQELIAVKQQLVLQQQKHHHGNVESVDLSP; this is translated from the coding sequence ATGACCTCCATCGATACACTTTGGGTTCTGCTTTGTGCTGGCTTAGTTTTTTTTATGCAAGCCGGTTTTATGTGCTTGGAGTCGGGCCTGACCCGTTCTAAAAACAGCATTAACGTTGCCATTAAAAATTTTGCCGACTTTGGCATTTCCGTTGCCCTTTTTTGGGCCTTTGGTTTCAGCATTATGTTTGGACTGTCCCAGGGAGGCTGGTGGGGCACAGGCTATAGCTTTGTTGACATGGGGGGAGAACCCACCCTAGCGGTGTTTTTTTTGTTTCAGGCCATGTTCTGCGGCACCGCTACCACGATTATTTCCGGCGCGGCGGCGGAACGGTTGAAATTTTCCGCTTATTTATTGGTGGCGGGGCTAGCTTCTGGGCTTATTTATCCCCTCTTTGGCGATTGGGCTTGGAATGGCCTGGCCACAGTGGCAAGTATAGAAACCCCAGGGGGCTGGTTAGAAAATTTGGGCTTTCGGGATTTTGCCGGTTCAACGGTGGTGCATAGCGTCGGGGCTTGGGTCGGTTTGGCCACCATTCTCGTTGTCGGCCCCCGCCAAGGTCGTTTTCCAAAAACGGGTAAAACCTTAAAAATTCAGGGTTCTAATATGCCCTTTTCCGTTCTGGGCACTTTGATTCTCTGGTTTGGTTGGTTAGGCTTCAATGGTGGCAGTACCTTTGGCTTAACACCAGAGGTGCCGAGCATTATGGTCAACACCGTTTTGGCCGGGGTGGGGGGCATGTTGATGGCGGGGTTAATTAGCCTCCTGGAGGACAAAATGATCCAAGTGGAACCCTTGATGAATGGTTCCCTGGCCGGTTTGGTGGCCATTACTGCCAGCGCCAATGTGGTCATAACACCGATCGCCATGGTGATTGGAGCTACGGGCTCGGCGATCGCCTATCTGGTGGGCAAAAAAATGTTGCACTGGGGAGTGGATGATGCGGTGGATGCAGTGGCCGTCCATGGTGGGGCTGGGGTCTGGGGCACTATCTGTGTGGGATTATTCGGTCAATTGCCGTTGGTGGATACGGGGCTAAGTCGTTGGCAACAATGCGGGGCACAATTGCTGGGCATTGGCGTTTGTGCGCTTTGGGCCTTTGGGTTAGCCTGGGTACTCTTAACGTTGCTCAATCGGGTTTTTCCCCTGCGCATTTCCCCCGAAGATGAGGAAATTGGCCTCAATGTGTCGGAGCACCAAGCCACCACAGAAACCTATGAACTTTTTCAGGTGATGGACCGCCAAGCCAAAACCCATGATTTAAGTTTGCGGGTGCCCGTTAACCCTTTTACTGAAGTGGGCCACATTGCCGGTCGCTATAACCAAGTGATGGATGCCTTTGAAGCCCGGCACCACCGTAGCGTGGAGGATCTAGCTCAAATTTATTACGTCACAGCGGCCATCGCCGCCGCCATTGAAAATAACAGTTTTAAAGCAGACCAGTTGGGTTTGGAGGAAGTGACCAATCGGGCCGATGAACTGGGAGCCTTAGCCAGAACTATTCAACAAATGGCGGAAATGCTCCAGCAGCGGGACCAAGAATTAATTGCTGTTAAACAACAATTGGTGCTCCAACAACAAAAACATCACCATGGCAACGTCGAATCAGTGGATTTGTCGCCCTAG
- the trpC gene encoding indole-3-glycerol phosphate synthase TrpC — protein sequence MEIRRRPPNPPINVDILQYQIKHPEAAPRHILEEIVWQKEKEVAQRRELVPLVELQSLVKEMAPPLDFVGALRQSQRQPALIAEVKKASPSKGIIRADFDPVAIARAYEAGGANCLSVLTDEKFFQGSFENLQLVRSAVQLPLLCKEFIIYPYQIYLARSQGADAVLLIAAILSDKDLRYFLKIIQGLSMAALVEVHTLEEMDRVLALDGVQLIGVNNRDLQTFTVDLQTTEDLFGQRRQQLTQADITLISESGIYELADLQRLQQAGARAVLVGESLVKQPDPQQAIAALYGEV from the coding sequence ATGGAAATTCGCCGCCGGCCCCCTAATCCCCCCATCAACGTTGATATTCTTCAGTATCAAATTAAGCACCCAGAAGCGGCTCCCCGTCATATTCTGGAGGAAATTGTTTGGCAGAAGGAAAAGGAAGTGGCCCAACGGCGGGAATTAGTCCCCCTGGTCGAACTCCAAAGTCTAGTCAAAGAAATGGCGCCCCCATTGGATTTTGTGGGGGCATTGCGCCAGAGTCAGCGGCAACCGGCCTTGATTGCTGAAGTAAAAAAAGCTTCCCCTAGTAAGGGCATTATTCGGGCGGATTTTGACCCAGTGGCGATCGCCAGGGCCTATGAGGCGGGGGGAGCCAATTGTTTGTCAGTGTTGACGGACGAGAAATTTTTCCAGGGCAGTTTTGAAAATTTGCAGTTGGTGCGCTCGGCGGTGCAATTACCTCTGCTCTGCAAGGAATTTATTATTTATCCCTATCAAATCTATCTAGCCCGGAGTCAGGGGGCCGATGCGGTGCTGTTAATTGCCGCCATTCTCAGCGATAAGGATTTGCGCTATTTTCTCAAAATTATCCAGGGTTTGAGCATGGCCGCATTGGTGGAAGTCCATACCTTGGAAGAAATGGACCGGGTTTTGGCTTTGGACGGGGTGCAATTAATCGGAGTTAATAACCGGGATCTGCAAACCTTTACCGTTGATCTGCAAACCACAGAGGATCTTTTTGGCCAGCGACGGCAACAATTAACCCAAGCGGACATCACCTTAATCAGTGAATCCGGTATTTATGAATTAGCTGATTTGCAAAGATTACAGCAGGCTGGGGCCCGGGCCGTATTAGTGGGAGAATCCCTTGTCAAGCAACCAGATCCCCAACAGGCGATCGCCGCTTTGTACGGTGAAGTTTAG
- a CDS encoding 3'(2'),5'-bisphosphate nucleotidase CysQ — protein sequence MVNSNLLPNLDSCLTTLRTVGWEAMAILQSYYSGDNQTNLNANENKQDGPVTAADLAANQYILATLQTAFSPEEFGYLSEETHQGTDPLAQDWVWIIDPLDSTRDFIDKTGEYALHIALTYRQRPVLALVGMPEAQKLYYAIQGQGCFQETKAGEITPVKVSPKSDSSPLTLVVSRSHRDQRFQDLIDRLPFGDRHYVGSVGCKIVTILGGQSDVYISLSGKSAAKDWDFAAPELILTEAGGKFTYFDQTPVLYNRGDVRQWGGIMATNDSRHGALCEQAVGILAELDQNSKPNGSN from the coding sequence ATGGTCAATAGCAACCTGTTACCCAACCTTGATTCCTGTTTAACCACTCTGCGGACCGTAGGTTGGGAGGCGATGGCAATCCTACAGTCCTACTACAGCGGCGATAATCAAACTAACCTAAATGCCAACGAGAATAAACAAGATGGCCCTGTAACAGCGGCGGATTTGGCAGCAAATCAATATATTTTGGCCACTTTGCAGACTGCCTTTAGCCCGGAAGAGTTTGGCTATCTGAGCGAAGAAACCCACCAAGGCACTGATCCCTTAGCCCAGGATTGGGTTTGGATTATTGACCCCCTCGATAGCACCAGGGATTTCATTGATAAAACCGGGGAATATGCTCTGCACATTGCTTTGACCTATCGCCAGCGGCCGGTGTTGGCCCTAGTGGGGATGCCGGAAGCCCAAAAGCTTTACTATGCCATCCAAGGTCAGGGCTGTTTTCAGGAAACCAAAGCAGGGGAAATAACCCCGGTGAAAGTCAGTCCCAAGTCTGATTCCAGTCCTTTAACCCTAGTGGTGAGTCGTAGCCATCGAGATCAACGTTTCCAAGATTTGATTGACCGTTTACCCTTTGGCGATCGCCATTATGTGGGCAGTGTGGGTTGTAAGATTGTCACCATTTTGGGGGGGCAAAGCGATGTTTACATTTCCCTATCCGGTAAATCAGCGGCGAAGGATTGGGACTTTGCGGCCCCGGAATTAATCCTCACTGAAGCGGGGGGAAAGTTTACCTATTTTGACCAGACCCCAGTGTTGTACAACCGGGGCGACGTGCGACAATGGGGCGGCATCATGGCTACTAACGATTCTCGCCATGGAGCTTTGTGTGAGCAAGCAGTGGGAATCCTAGCTGAACTAGATCAAAATAGTAAACCCAATGGATCAAACTGA
- a CDS encoding crossover junction endodeoxyribonuclease RuvC yields the protein MDQTEAAQRWLGIDPGLAIIGWAILDGQPDLSAHLVDYGIIETSKHLSTPERLVEIEQDIHALLEEFAPQAIAMEMPFFSRQIKAAGGVMQALGVINLVIYREKGIQPVFLHQSSWKCHLGHGKADKAEVAAMVQNFFGLEDLPIDDSVDAIAIALAGLNGVRNDIG from the coding sequence ATGGATCAAACTGAAGCGGCCCAACGGTGGTTAGGCATTGATCCTGGCTTAGCCATCATCGGTTGGGCTATTCTCGATGGGCAGCCGGATTTATCGGCCCACTTGGTGGACTACGGCATCATCGAAACCTCCAAGCACCTCAGTACCCCGGAAAGACTAGTGGAAATTGAGCAAGACATCCACGCCCTATTGGAGGAATTTGCTCCCCAGGCGATCGCCATGGAAATGCCATTTTTTAGCCGACAAATTAAGGCGGCCGGTGGCGTTATGCAAGCTCTGGGGGTAATCAACCTGGTTATCTACCGGGAAAAAGGTATTCAACCCGTTTTTTTACATCAATCCAGTTGGAAATGCCATTTAGGTCATGGTAAAGCTGATAAAGCAGAGGTGGCTGCCATGGTGCAGAATTTTTTTGGTCTAGAAGACCTACCCATCGACGATAGTGTGGATGCCATTGCCATCGCCCTAGCTGGTCTGAACGGAGTCCGCAACGACATTGGCTGA
- the dnaJ gene encoding molecular chaperone DnaJ: MPGDYYQTLGVTRDANKDEIKRAYRRLARKYHPDVNKEPGAEEKFKEISRAYEVLSEPEIRQRYDQFGEAGVSGGGAQGFDVGNMGDFADIFETIFGGFGGGMGGQQRGRRRANGPTRGDDLRLDLQLTFQEAVFGGEKEIRIPHLESCQVCDGTGAKPGTGVKTCGTCNGAGQVRRATRTPFGSFAQVSTCPTCNGTGEVIEQKCEACNGVGRKQETKKLKITIPAGVDDGTRLRVGKEGDAGLRGGPAGDLYVFLMVEKDKHFVREGMNIRSDLELSYLQAILGSRLEVDTVDGKAELTVPPGTQPNTVLTLENKGVPKLGNATIRGDHLITIKVQIPTRINSEERELLERLATIKGESHGKGGLEGFLGGLFHK; encoded by the coding sequence ATGCCTGGGGATTATTACCAAACGCTTGGAGTGACGCGGGATGCCAATAAAGATGAAATCAAACGAGCCTACCGTCGGTTAGCCCGTAAATATCATCCTGACGTTAATAAAGAACCAGGGGCAGAAGAAAAATTTAAAGAAATTAGCCGGGCCTACGAAGTGCTATCGGAGCCAGAAATCCGCCAGCGCTACGATCAATTTGGCGAAGCAGGAGTTAGTGGTGGTGGTGCCCAGGGCTTTGATGTGGGCAATATGGGCGATTTTGCCGATATTTTTGAAACCATTTTTGGCGGTTTTGGCGGTGGCATGGGCGGCCAGCAACGGGGTCGTCGTCGGGCCAATGGCCCCACCAGGGGAGATGATCTACGGCTAGATCTACAGTTAACTTTCCAGGAAGCCGTTTTTGGCGGCGAAAAAGAAATTCGCATTCCCCACCTGGAGTCCTGTCAAGTCTGTGACGGCACCGGAGCCAAACCAGGCACAGGCGTAAAAACCTGTGGCACCTGTAATGGAGCTGGCCAGGTTCGTCGGGCCACTCGCACCCCCTTTGGTAGTTTTGCCCAAGTTTCCACTTGTCCCACCTGCAATGGCACTGGGGAAGTCATTGAACAGAAATGTGAAGCCTGCAACGGAGTGGGCCGGAAACAGGAAACGAAAAAGCTTAAAATCACCATTCCGGCCGGGGTGGACGATGGCACCCGTCTACGGGTAGGTAAAGAAGGAGATGCTGGTTTACGGGGAGGGCCAGCGGGGGATTTATATGTTTTCTTGATGGTGGAAAAGGATAAACACTTTGTTCGAGAAGGGATGAATATTCGCTCGGACCTAGAACTGAGTTATCTACAAGCTATTCTCGGTTCCCGTCTGGAGGTAGACACGGTGGATGGTAAAGCGGAGTTGACTGTTCCGCCAGGGACCCAACCCAATACCGTTTTAACCCTGGAAAATAAGGGGGTGCCCAAGCTAGGCAACGCTACCATTCGGGGTGACCATCTAATTACCATTAAGGTGCAAATTCCCACCCGCATTAACTCCGAAGAACGGGAGTTATTGGAACGATTGGCTACCATCAAAGGAGAAAGCCACGGCAAAGGTGGATTAGAAGGATTTCTAGGGGGATTATTTCATAAATGA
- a CDS encoding sulfurtransferase TusA family protein: protein MSQATERILLDLRGTPCPINFVRTKLKLSQMGPGQVLEVWLDEGEPVEQVPHSLELEGYTEQSLQSLQEESAYCLTITVPAQAPQRA from the coding sequence ATGAGCCAAGCAACCGAACGGATTTTGCTAGATCTACGGGGAACTCCCTGTCCGATTAATTTTGTTCGCACTAAGCTCAAGCTGTCCCAAATGGGGCCAGGGCAGGTGCTGGAAGTGTGGCTAGATGAAGGGGAGCCGGTGGAGCAGGTGCCCCATAGCCTGGAGTTAGAAGGCTACACAGAACAGTCCCTCCAGTCGTTGCAAGAAGAGTCGGCTTACTGCCTGACCATCACTGTCCCAGCACAAGCTCCCCAACGAGCTTAG
- the rsgA gene encoding small ribosomal subunit biogenesis GTPase RsgA: MAKVTDDGTVIAIQANYYWVRLQNVTSEPLLCTRRTRLKKVGQKVMVGDQVRVELPPSLQLFIDGNDNGTKNRKVPLAAEGDLGAIAKVYPRRTVLERPPVANAEQICLVFSLADPPLEEWQLSRFLVQAEATGLEISLCLNKQDLVDETEVDHWGHRLGAWGYTPILLSVQNRWGLEKLQRKLTRRISLMAGPSGVGKSSLINLLVPGVEQQVKKVSGKLRKGRHTTRHVELFDLPDGGLLADTPGFNQPDLAVEPSQLINLFPEGRQRLQGRECFFKDCLHRGEPDCAVGQNWERYEHYLTFLEEVLARQSLEQQRETDTGLKTKTGSDGQEYDEPKLETKKYRRHSRRQEHQELQSYCEQTDLNSLQGNWDWE; encoded by the coding sequence ATGGCCAAGGTGACGGATGACGGGACAGTCATTGCCATTCAAGCTAATTACTATTGGGTGCGCTTGCAAAATGTGACCTCTGAGCCCCTCCTTTGCACCCGTCGCACTCGTCTAAAAAAGGTAGGACAAAAGGTAATGGTGGGGGATCAAGTCCGAGTCGAGTTACCCCCCTCTTTGCAGTTGTTCATAGATGGAAACGATAACGGTACTAAAAATCGAAAGGTTCCCCTGGCGGCGGAGGGAGATTTAGGGGCGATCGCCAAAGTTTATCCCCGCCGTACAGTGCTAGAACGGCCTCCGGTGGCCAATGCTGAACAAATTTGCCTGGTTTTTTCCCTGGCGGATCCTCCCCTGGAGGAATGGCAGTTGAGTCGATTTTTGGTGCAAGCGGAAGCCACGGGCTTAGAAATTAGTCTTTGTCTCAATAAACAGGATTTGGTGGATGAGACAGAAGTTGACCATTGGGGCCATCGCCTGGGAGCGTGGGGCTACACACCAATTCTACTCAGTGTGCAAAACCGCTGGGGTTTGGAAAAATTACAACGAAAATTAACACGCCGCATCAGCCTCATGGCGGGCCCTTCTGGGGTGGGCAAATCCAGCCTGATCAATTTGTTGGTGCCAGGGGTAGAACAGCAGGTGAAAAAAGTGTCCGGTAAATTACGCAAAGGCCGCCACACCACTCGCCATGTGGAACTATTTGACCTCCCCGATGGAGGGCTATTGGCAGACACCCCAGGTTTCAACCAGCCGGACTTGGCCGTTGAGCCTTCCCAATTAATTAACCTTTTCCCTGAAGGACGACAGCGATTACAGGGGCGGGAATGTTTTTTTAAAGATTGCTTACACCGGGGAGAGCCAGACTGTGCGGTGGGACAGAACTGGGAAAGGTATGAACATTATCTAACTTTTCTGGAGGAAGTTTTGGCTCGGCAAAGCCTCGAACAGCAAAGGGAAACGGATACGGGCCTAAAAACTAAAACAGGCAGTGACGGCCAGGAGTACGATGAACCGAAGCTGGAAACCAAAAAATACCGTCGCCATTCCCGCCGCCAGGAGCACCAAGAACTGCAAAGTTACTGCGAGCAAACGGACCTAAACAGTTTGCAGGGGAACTGGGATTGGGAATAA
- a CDS encoding DUF4327 family protein → MDFMSAATLTPLSSFDYNINMLKDEARLLVEQGTVSRHQPIYVLCQYIPAREWVCVECELERNDYLLRDQIGDLMSSECWEND, encoded by the coding sequence GTGGATTTTATGAGTGCGGCAACTTTAACTCCCCTTTCCTCCTTCGACTACAACATCAATATGCTCAAGGATGAAGCCCGCTTATTAGTGGAGCAAGGCACGGTGAGTCGTCACCAGCCTATTTACGTCCTCTGTCAGTATATTCCTGCCCGGGAATGGGTCTGTGTGGAATGTGAGTTAGAAAGAAATGATTATCTACTCCGAGATCAGATTGGTGATTTGATGTCCTCTGAATGCTGGGAAAATGACTAA
- the glmU gene encoding bifunctional UDP-N-acetylglucosamine diphosphorylase/glucosamine-1-phosphate N-acetyltransferase GlmU has protein sequence MVAVAVLAAGKGTRMKSDLPKVLHQLGGYSLVERVLQSCRPLAPERQILIVGYQATAVESSLAGRSDVEFVEQREQLGTGHAIQQLLPCLKDYQGDLLVLNGDAPLLRSATLENLIATHQRHGNAATLLTAHLPDPKGYGRVFCNGDNRVTQIVEDRDCNAAQRQNHRVNGGIYCFHWPRLAEALPKLSANNDQQEYYLTEVVDYLDQVMAVDVEDYLEINGINDRKQLAAANDILQNRIKDGWMAKGITLINPDSITIDDTVILEADVIIEPNTHLRGKTVIGRGSRIGPGSLIEDSLIGAGTSVLFSVVNQSQIGDNCRLGPYSHIRGEADIQADCRIGNFVEVKKSVIGCQSNVAHLSYLGDAVLGDGVNVGAGTITANYDGVSKHQTVIGSGTKTGANSVFVAPVQVGAGVTVAAGSVINRDVPAGSLAIARPRQRIIDNWQVPPAPQSGQS, from the coding sequence ATGGTGGCGGTTGCAGTGTTGGCGGCGGGGAAAGGCACCCGCATGAAATCGGATTTACCCAAAGTGCTCCATCAATTGGGGGGTTACAGTTTGGTGGAAAGGGTGTTGCAAAGTTGCCGTCCCCTGGCCCCGGAAAGACAAATATTGATTGTGGGCTACCAGGCCACCGCCGTGGAATCATCCCTGGCCGGGCGATCGGATGTGGAATTTGTGGAACAAAGGGAACAATTGGGCACTGGCCACGCCATTCAGCAGTTACTGCCTTGCCTCAAAGACTATCAGGGTGATTTGTTGGTGCTCAACGGCGATGCGCCCCTACTGCGGTCGGCAACTTTGGAAAATTTAATTGCCACCCACCAACGCCACGGCAATGCGGCCACCCTGCTGACGGCCCATTTGCCGGATCCTAAGGGTTACGGCCGGGTATTTTGCAACGGCGATAATCGGGTTACCCAAATTGTGGAAGACCGGGATTGCAATGCGGCCCAGCGCCAGAACCATCGGGTCAATGGCGGCATTTATTGTTTCCACTGGCCAAGGCTGGCGGAGGCTTTACCCAAATTATCTGCCAATAATGACCAACAGGAATACTACCTAACGGAAGTGGTAGATTACCTGGACCAAGTGATGGCGGTGGATGTGGAAGATTATTTAGAGATTAATGGTATTAACGACCGCAAGCAGTTGGCGGCAGCCAATGATATTCTCCAAAATCGTATTAAGGATGGCTGGATGGCTAAGGGCATTACTCTCATCAATCCTGACAGCATCACCATTGACGATACGGTGATTTTGGAAGCGGATGTCATCATCGAACCCAACACCCATCTGCGGGGTAAAACTGTCATTGGTCGGGGTAGTCGCATTGGCCCCGGTAGTTTAATCGAGGACAGCTTGATCGGCGCGGGCACGTCAGTCCTGTTTTCCGTAGTGAATCAAAGTCAGATCGGCGATAATTGTCGCCTTGGTCCCTATAGTCATATTCGTGGGGAAGCAGATATTCAGGCCGATTGTCGCATTGGCAATTTTGTCGAGGTGAAAAAGTCTGTCATTGGTTGCCAATCCAATGTGGCCCACCTTAGTTACCTCGGGGATGCGGTCCTTGGCGATGGGGTCAATGTGGGGGCAGGCACCATTACTGCCAACTATGATGGGGTGAGCAAGCATCAAACGGTCATCGGCAGTGGCACCAAAACCGGGGCTAATAGTGTATTTGTAGCTCCGGTACAGGTAGGAGCAGGGGTAACAGTGGCGGCGGGTTCGGTGATTAATCGGGATGTGCCAGCGGGATCCTTGGCGATCGCCAGGCCCCGGCAACGTATCATTGATAATTGGCAAGTGCCCCCAGCCCCGCAGTCGGGTCAATCTTAA
- the hisG gene encoding ATP phosphoribosyltransferase, which produces MLTIALPKGSLLRDSIDRFQQIGLDFSAFLEPKNRQLQIVDPTNRAKALLVRAWDVPVYVEYGQAQLGIVGYDILREKKPAVAQLADLNFGDCRLSVAVPQASPYRRSVDLPPHGRVASKFVHCALEHFRRLDLPVEIIPLYGSVELGPITGMSEAIVDLVSTGRTLQENGLVEIEVLFDSSARLIAHPLSYRINGDRLLDWVEKLRSVI; this is translated from the coding sequence ATGCTCACCATTGCTTTACCAAAAGGCTCGTTGTTGCGGGATAGTATCGACCGTTTTCAGCAAATTGGCCTGGATTTTTCTGCTTTCTTGGAACCGAAGAACCGTCAGTTACAAATTGTTGATCCCACCAATCGAGCTAAGGCTTTACTGGTGAGGGCTTGGGACGTGCCGGTGTATGTGGAATACGGCCAGGCCCAATTGGGCATTGTGGGCTACGATATTCTGCGGGAAAAAAAGCCAGCGGTGGCTCAATTGGCAGATTTAAATTTTGGCGACTGCCGTCTTTCCGTTGCCGTGCCCCAGGCCAGTCCCTACCGGCGATCGGTTGATTTGCCGCCCCATGGCCGGGTAGCTTCCAAATTTGTCCACTGTGCCTTGGAGCACTTCCGTCGTCTAGATTTACCGGTGGAGATTATTCCCCTCTACGGTTCGGTGGAACTGGGACCCATCACCGGCATGTCCGAGGCGATTGTGGATCTGGTTTCCACCGGCCGCACTTTGCAGGAAAACGGCTTGGTGGAAATTGAGGTTTTATTCGACAGTAGTGCCCGCCTCATTGCCCATCCCCTCAGTTACCGCATCAACGGCGATCGCCTGTTGGATTGGGTGGAGAAATTGCGGTCAGTGATTTAG
- a CDS encoding TMEM165/GDT1 family protein, which produces MDWQLFGLSFITVFLAEIGDKSQLAAIALGSSAKSPRAVFFGSVTALILASFLGVLAGGSLAQFLPTKLLKALAALGFTIMALRLLWPDPED; this is translated from the coding sequence ATGGATTGGCAATTGTTTGGGCTGAGTTTTATCACCGTTTTTTTAGCGGAAATTGGCGACAAAAGTCAATTGGCGGCGATCGCTTTGGGGAGTAGTGCTAAATCTCCCCGGGCCGTATTTTTCGGTTCCGTGACAGCATTGATCCTAGCCAGCTTCCTCGGGGTTTTAGCTGGGGGTAGTCTAGCTCAGTTTTTGCCTACCAAATTGCTCAAGGCTCTGGCGGCCCTCGGTTTCACAATCATGGCCCTGCGCTTGCTCTGGCCTGACCCAGAAGATTAG
- a CDS encoding NAD(P)/FAD-dependent oxidoreductase, giving the protein MKLSSKNIDARLDTVYDAIVLGGGMGGLSAAIYLARYGLKCLVVEKGRGRSFWMQDLRNYVGLDPDTPGRDIINHSSQQALHWGADLLRGYVEDVTDEGETMAVKVKVGKKDSLYPVFRAKYVIAATGIIDNLPQLEDMQNVYDYAGYTLHVCMICDGFDMWDQKAVLIAGTEGQINAAFVLNWFTPYISVLTHGLCTVSEGMKAKLADHGYPLYEAAIAKFLGEDHKMSGVELVDGTVVEATTGLINMGSVYHNHYLKGIEGLEWDGENLVTNDMAQTSHPRIFALGDLKKGLNQVSVAVADGTLAATQIWRNIRRTSEPRKWIH; this is encoded by the coding sequence ATGAAATTATCCAGCAAAAACATAGATGCCCGTCTCGACACGGTTTATGACGCCATTGTGCTAGGCGGGGGCATGGGGGGATTGTCGGCGGCTATCTATCTGGCCCGCTACGGCTTGAAATGTCTGGTGGTGGAGAAAGGCCGGGGTCGCTCCTTTTGGATGCAGGATTTACGCAACTATGTGGGGCTAGATCCCGATACCCCAGGACGGGACATTATCAACCACAGTAGCCAGCAAGCTCTCCATTGGGGCGCAGATTTGTTGCGGGGTTACGTGGAAGATGTGACCGATGAAGGGGAAACCATGGCAGTGAAGGTGAAAGTGGGCAAAAAGGATAGTCTTTATCCAGTTTTTCGAGCTAAATATGTCATCGCCGCCACAGGTATTATCGATAACTTGCCCCAGTTGGAGGACATGCAAAATGTCTATGATTATGCTGGTTACACCCTCCACGTTTGCATGATTTGTGACGGGTTTGACATGTGGGATCAAAAAGCTGTCTTGATTGCGGGCACCGAGGGACAAATTAATGCCGCCTTTGTTTTGAATTGGTTTACCCCCTATATTTCTGTGTTGACCCATGGGCTTTGCACTGTCAGTGAGGGGATGAAAGCAAAATTGGCCGACCACGGTTATCCCCTCTACGAGGCGGCGATCGCCAAATTTTTGGGGGAAGACCACAAAATGAGTGGGGTGGAATTGGTGGACGGCACGGTGGTGGAAGCTACCACTGGTTTGATCAACATGGGGTCTGTGTATCACAACCATTACCTCAAGGGCATTGAAGGTTTGGAATGGGATGGGGAAAATTTAGTCACCAATGATATGGCCCAGACTAGCCATCCCCGTATTTTTGCCCTGGGAGATTTGAAAAAGGGTTTAAACCAAGTGTCCGTAGCGGTGGCCGATGGCACCCTGGCCGCCACCCAAATTTGGCGCAATATCCGCCGGACCAGCGAGCCGCGCAAATGGATTCATTAG